In Roseiconus lacunae, one genomic interval encodes:
- a CDS encoding STAS domain-containing protein produces METINIPFVGSVGVAHAEQLHALIREALQSGGTLQLDFSEAHDIDASILQLLIAAQAAAEDSDSTTIEWQGVTQQLANSFERAGASSFLSIDEIVSAIEDAQSDATSSADDVTAVSEANIEPQGTPGESNVDSEATQSTEPVQEQTVPLSDVAGDEDMTTVADVTSVEASPIPAQRDENGDSAVVEDDADSQPEQESGVADSLAQTSTLDQSGEVVADQSEATPTPEVPSASDEIDALKTASSAEAMSAESTSCESTATTAEAES; encoded by the coding sequence ATGGAAACGATCAACATCCCATTCGTTGGGTCTGTCGGAGTGGCGCATGCCGAACAGTTGCATGCGTTGATTCGCGAAGCGTTGCAAAGCGGTGGAACACTGCAGCTCGACTTTTCGGAAGCGCACGACATTGACGCCTCCATTCTGCAACTCTTGATCGCCGCGCAGGCCGCCGCCGAAGACTCAGACTCGACGACGATCGAATGGCAAGGTGTCACGCAACAGCTCGCCAATTCATTCGAACGAGCCGGCGCGAGCAGCTTTCTTTCGATCGACGAGATCGTGAGTGCGATCGAAGACGCGCAATCTGACGCGACAAGCTCAGCCGACGACGTGACCGCGGTCTCGGAAGCAAACATCGAACCGCAAGGCACGCCCGGCGAATCAAACGTCGACAGTGAGGCGACTCAGTCTACCGAACCAGTCCAAGAGCAAACAGTTCCGCTCTCGGATGTTGCGGGTGACGAAGACATGACCACTGTCGCGGACGTGACTTCTGTCGAAGCGTCTCCGATACCTGCTCAGCGAGACGAAAATGGCGACAGTGCTGTCGTCGAAGACGACGCAGATTCGCAACCCGAGCAAGAAAGTGGTGTCGCTGACAGCCTGGCACAAACCAGCACGCTTGATCAATCAGGTGAGGTTGTCGCTGATCAATCCGAAGCGACACCTACTCCCGAGGTTCCGAGCGCGTCAGACGAAATCGACGCGTTGAAAACAGCGTCATCGGCTGAGGCGATGTCCGCCGAATCCACTTCCTGCGAGTCGACCGCCACTACCGCCGAGGCTGAGTCTTGA